The Candidatus Saccharimonadales bacterium genome includes the window AAAGATTCGGACCTGCTTGCCCTCGGCGTAGGCAGTGATAATCCGCTGCTGCACTTCAAGGGGTACGCGCAGATTGATCAGCCGCTCGTTACCGCGCCTGGTAATCGAGCAGGTCCTATAGTCGCGCACTAGGCGCTTTTTAAAGGAGGGCCTGGCCTCGCTTATAACAAAGTCAACGAACTTAGTTGGTTTGCTTAGACGAGCCATGCTTCCTCCTTTTAGTTATGTGCCTATCTATCATAATGCCTGTCCTAAATTTTTGTCAAGTCTTTTTGTTGAACATTGTTGAACGTGTTGACAAGCGGATGATGCTGGCCTATATTAGGGGTCGTGAACTCTAATTAATTTAATCCGAAACCGGAGTCCATAAATGCACGTTATCCAATCGAATATCCTCAAATTAGCCCGGCGGGAAGACCTGTCAAAGCTAGGCTACCGTAAACTGGGCGAGAAGATCGGCGTCAGCCATCCGCAACAGGTCAAGCACCATCTGCAAAAACTGATCGATACTGGGCGGTTAGTCCGCACGCCATTTGGCGTTTTGCGCGCCGCCACCCCGTCTAACACATTGGCCCAAATCCTCCAGATTCCAATCCTGGGCCAAGCCAATTGCGGCCAACCGCTGAGCTTGGCCGAAGAATCGGACTGGGGCGCTCTGACTCTCAGCCCCAGCCTGGCGCCGACCAAGGATGTTTCTAAACTATTTGCGGTCAAGGCCGTCGGCGACTCAATGAACCGGGCCAATGTCAGTGGCGCTAACATAGAAGACGGCGACTATATCGTCGTCGA containing:
- a CDS encoding S24 family peptidase, whose product is MHVIQSNILKLARREDLSKLGYRKLGEKIGVSHPQQVKHHLQKLIDTGRLVRTPFGVLRAATPSNTLAQILQIPILGQANCGQPLSLAEESDWGALTLSPSLAPTKDVSKLFAVKAVGDSMNRANVSGANIEDGDYIVVDGGNTAPGSGAYVVSSVGGLANVKKYVRDEANRLIRLVSESSREYAPIVMDPNDVNSYQVHGTVLRVIKAA